The segment CCCTCCCCACCCGGCTGGTGGTGCGGGGCACCACCGCGCCCGGCCCCAGAACCCGCTGACGCCCGCTGGATGCCCGACGGCAGGGAAGAAAGGTGTCAGATCCTCCCCGGTACGCTGGGCGTGGAGGGCTGTCATCCATTCCCGACCCCGGAGCCGGCCCTGCTCAGGTCATCCGGAGGCCGCCCATGACAGCACCCGAGCGACGACGGGCCAGCGCGCCCCCCATTCCCCGCCCAGGGGTGGCCAGCGACGCCGCGCTCGATGACCTGCGCCGCCGCCTGTACATCGGGATCAGCGTCTTGGGCATCGGGATCCAGGCGGCCATGTGGATCCTGAACCTGCATCGCGACGCGCCGGATCCAGTCACCACCTACACGAACCCGCTGTTCACGGTGCTGTCGTCCTGGGTGATCTGGTGGATGGCCCGCCGCCGGCCGGTCGAGATCGTGAACTGGGTGGGCCTCTCGGCCTGCGGGCTGGTGATCATCCTGCGCGCCGTGATCACGCCCCTGATGGGCGGCGCCGACCTGACCACTTCGTTGCAGGATCTGTACTGGCTGTTGGTCATCGTGTCGATCATCGCCTTCCTGACCGTCGACTACCGCCGCGCCATGCTCGTGACGGCGGGCTTCTACGTGTCGGGCACGCTGTTGCCCTGGGGCGTGCTGCTGCTGGACGGCGCGACACTCTCTGCTCCTGCTCGGCTGGCGCAGGGGCAACTGCTGTGCGGCATCGTCCTGATCACGCTGTGCAGCCTGGCGTGGTACCGCGAGCACTTCCAGCGCGGCCGGGAGGAACTGCAGCTCACGCAGCGGCTGGCCTCGACGGACGCCCTGACCGGCCTGCACAACCGTCATGCCCTGTACCCCCTGATCGAGGCCGTCCTGCACGCTGACCATGGCGAGGCCAGCGGAACGGAGGGCCGGTCAGGGAACCTGCGAGGCAGCCTGCTCTTGATCGACATCGATCACTTCAAGCGCATCAACGACCGCCTGGGCCACAACGTGGGCGACGACGTCCTGCGGCTGGTGGCCGTCACCCTGAAGCACCACCTGCGCGGCGACGACATCGTGGGCCGCTGGGGAGGCGAGGAATACCTGGTGGCGCTGCCCGGCGTGACCTACCAGGACGCGCTGGTCGTTGCGGAACGCCTGCGCCACGGCGTTCAGCGCTCCGGGTACCCGGCCGGTGTGGACGTGACCATCAGTGTGGGCCTGACCGAACTGCGCGGCGGCGACACCCTGAGGGGCAGCGTGGCCCGCGCCGACACGGCCCTGTATGAGGCCAAGCGCCAGGGCCGCAACCGCGTGCAGCACGTCCAGGACACGCCCCCCGTCCCGGCCCAGGGCTGGCCGACGACCGCCTCGGGCGATTGAGGCTCAGGCGTTCAGGTGCCCTGCGGGCCGGTCAACTTCAGAGCCGCCGCGTGCAGCATCCGCACGCCGGTCTCCAGGCTGGTTTCATCCAGCGTGAAGCGCGGGTGGTGGTGCGGCCAGCGGCTGTCGGCGTCGTCGCTGCCGGAACCCACGTTGAAGTACGCGCCCGGCGCCTTCTCCAGGTAGGCGCTGAAGTCCTCGCCGCCCATGGTGGGTTTCGCGTCCTGGAAGTGCTCCGCGCCCACGGTCTCCAGCGCGATGTCCTTGAGCTGCGCCGCGACCCAGTCCGTGTTGATCAGCGGGCGGTACCCGAACTCGTAGCGCAGGTCGTAGGTCGCGCCGTGCGCCTCGCAGACCCCCTTGACCACCCGCTCAATGAGCTTCGGGGCCTGCTCGCGCAGGGCCGGGTCGAAGGTGCGCACGGTGCCCATCAGCTGCGCGGTGTCGGGGATGACGTTGTGCGTGGTGCCGCTGCGGAAGTACGTGATGCTGATCACCAGCGCGTCCTGCGCGCCCACATGCCGGCTCACGACATGCTGGAGGTTCGTGACGACCTGCGCGCCCACCGCGATCGGGTCGACCGCCTCTTCCGGGTGAGCGCCGTGCCCGCCGCGCCCCTTGATGGTCAGTTCCAGCATGTCCGGCGCCGCCATGAACGCGCCGGGCTTGACCGCCACCATTCCGGCCGGCAGCTGGCTGTTCAGGTGCAGGCCCGTGACCACGTCCACGCCGTCCATCAGGTCGGTCTCCATGACGAGTTCCTCGGCGCCGCCCGGCCCGATCTCCTCGGCGTGCTGGAAGATCATGCGGACTTCACCGGGAACGTCCTGGGGGTGCTCGGACAGCAGTTTCGCAGTGCCCAGCAGGATCGCAGTATGCCCGTCATGGCCGCAGGCATGCATGACCCCCTCGTTCTTCGACGCGAACTCGAAGGTGTTCTCCTCGTGGATGGGCAACGCGTCGATGTCCGCGCGCAGCAGCACGGTGCGGCCCGGCTTTCCGCCCTTTAAGGTCGCCAGCACGCTCGTCGCAGTCGGCCGGGTGACCGTCAGGCCCGGCATCTTCTTCAGCTCGGCTTCAATGAACGCGGCCGTCTGGTGCTCGTGGAAGCCCACCTCGGGGTTCATGTGCAGGTGCCGTCGCCATGCCACCAGCTGCTCGCGCAGGCTGCTGATCCTGTCCTGGGTTGCCGTCATGCCCCAGCCTAGCGCCTGACCTGCGCGCCCGTCCGCCGCGCTGGCCCCAGTCCGACCACGCGGGACGTGCCACACTCGGGCCCATGACCGACGCCCGCGAACAGGCCGCCGCCGACGCCACTGACGCCGCGCAGGAACTGGAGGTCGCCGCCCGGCACCTGCGCACGGCCGCCGCCCACCTGCGCGCGGGCGAGGTGCCCCGCTACGCCGCCCACCTGCTTGCCGGGCGCGGCCACCTGCTGAACGCGTCGTCCACGCTGGACGCCCTGGCGGTCGCACACGCCGCCCGCAGCCACCCGGAACCACTGATCGAGTGACGGGAACCCTGCCCGACGACCCCTCGTATTCCCCGACATGAAGACGTCACGCACCGCCGCGAGGAGCGGCACCCTCGGCAAGATCCTCGTGTACGCGCCAATCGTGCTGGAAGTCCTGAATCTAGTACGCCGCTCGCAGGCCGCCAAGCGCGGCCGCTACGCCAAGGCCCGTCGGCGCGACCGCGCCCTGGACGGCCTGCTGGGCTTCGCCACGCGCGCCGTGGGCGGCAAGACGCGCAAGCGCGGCTGGTTCTGAACCACAAGAAGCCCTTAAGCGCGCGCTGACCACTTCCCGGTCGGCTCGCGCTTAACGTGGGCGGATGCCCCGCAAACCGCCGATCAAGCTGCCCACGCCCGAATCCCGCCGCGTCGGTTTTGCCATCGTCGGCCTGGGCAAACTGAGTGTGGAGCAGCTCATCCCAGCCGTGCGCACCAGCCAGGAAGGTTACGTGGCCGCGCTGGTTACCAGCGAGCCGGACAAGGGCGTGGAATTCGCCCGGGCGCTCGGCCTGAAGGACAGCGACGTGTACACCTACGAGGGCTTCGAGGGCCTCGCAGACCGCGCCGACGTGGAGGCCGTGTACATCGTGCTGCCGAACAGCCTGCACCGCGAGTTCATCACGCGCGCCGCGAAGATGGGCAAGCATGTCCTGAGCGAGAAACCGCTGGGCATGAACGCGAAGGACGCGCAGAAGATCGTCCAGGCCTGCCACAAGGCCGGCGTGCTCCTGATGACCGCGTACCGCTGCCAGTACAGCCCGCACCACTGGGCCGCCCGCGACGCCGTGCAGGGCGCGCAGCTCGGCGCGGTGAAGCTGCTGGACTCGATTCACGTGCAGGTCGAGGACGACCCCACCGTCTGGCGTCTCCAGAAGGAACTCGCCGGGGGCGGGCCGCTGCCGGACGTGGGCATCTACAGCGTGAACACGCTGCGCTTCGTGACCGGCCAGGAACCCGAGTGGGTGTTCGCCACGCTGCACCAGCCGAAAAAGGACAAACGCTTCCGGGAAGTCGAGGAGTCCGTGTCGTTCATGTTGGGCTTCCCGGATGGCGTGACGGCCAACGTGCACACCAGTTACGGCGCGTTCAAGACCGACACCCTGCGCGTCATGGGCGACCGGGGCAACCTGCTGATGGATCCGGCCTTCACGTACGAGGGCCTGAAGCTCTCCATCGAGACCAAAGACGGCACCATGACGCCCAGCTTTCCCGCGTACGACCAGTTCGGCCTGGAGTTCGACCATTTCGCCCAGCGTGTCCGGGATGGCAAACAGCCCTGGACGCCGGGCGAGGAGGCCGTGCAGGATCACGTGATCATGGACGCCATCTACGAGAGCGCCCACACCGGCAAGGTCATCCAGTTGAAGGCGGTGAAGAAGAAGGACGCCTTCCGGGGCACGCGACCCACGCTGCCCAGCGCCGAGGGCTGACCTGTAGCATTCCGCGCACCGGCCCTCCCACGCGGCCCGTAGAGTCGACCCTATGGATTTACGCTCGGGACGGGCTTTCTGGCCCCTGACCAATGGTCTCATGCACACCTACCCGCCCCTGCACGCCGATGAGCGGGCGGACGTGCTGGTCATCGGGGCCGGCATCACCGGGGCGCTGCTGGCCGACGCGCTGAGAGCAGCCGGATTCGACACGGTCGTCCTCGACCGGCGGGACGCCGCCACCGGCAGCACCAGCGCGAGCACGGCCCTGTTGCAGTACGAGATCGACACGAACCTCGTCGACCTGATTCCCATGATCGGGCAGTCGGGCGCCGAGCGCGCGTACCAGTTGTGCCGCGACTCCATCGACGCCATCCGCGCCCTGACGGCCACCCTGCCGGACGACTGCGGCTTCAAGGAGCGCGGCAGCCTGTACTACGCCAGCAACCGCAAGGACGCCCGCGTGCTGGAGCGCGAGCGTGCAGCGCGCCAGGCCGCTGGTCTGAAGGTCGACCTGCTCGACCACCGGGATCTCAAGGCCCGCTACGGCATCAGCGCGCCGAACGCCCTGTTCAGCCCGGACGGCGCCGAGGTCGATCCGTACCGCCTCGCACAGCACCTGCTGTGGCGGGCGCAGGAACGCGGGGCGCGCGTGTACGACCGCACCACCGTGGAGCGGCTCGACGAGGGCCGCACCGACTTCACGGCACACACGGATCGCGGAGCGAAGGTTCACGCGAAGTACGTGATCGTCGCCACCGGCTACGAGGCCGAAACCTTCCTCGGCCGGCGGCTCGCGCAGCTGAAGAACTCGTACGCCCTGGCGACCGAGCCGGTGGGCCGCGAGCCCTGGACTGGGGCGTGCCTGATCTGGGAGACGGCCCGCCCGTACCTGTACGCCCGCACCACCGCCGACGGCCGCGTGGTGGTGGGCGGCGAGGACGATCCTTTCAACAGTCCTGCCAAGCGAGAGCGTTCCCTGCCCGCCAAGCAGCGCCGCCTGGAGAGAAAACTGGAACGGCTGCTGCCGGATCTGGAGCTGGAGGTCGCCTTCGCATGGGCCGGAACCTTCGGTGAAACGAAGGACGGTCTGGCGTACATCGGGCCGAAGACCACGGGCTCGCGCCTGCTGTTCGCGCTCGGCTACGGCGGGAACGGCATCACGTACTCCGTCCAGGCGGCGCGGATGCTCACCGCATATGTGCAGGGGCGGCCCGATCCGGACATGGAGATCTTTAGCCTGAACCGCTGAGCCTGGGGCTGATGGCTCTCAGTGCCCGCTGGTGACCTTCAGGCCGATGATCGCCACGACCATAAGGGTCAGGAAGGCCAGCCGGGCCGGAGTCACGGCCTCCTGAAAGAGCACGATGCCCAGAAGGGCGGCTCCGACCGCACCGATCCCCACCCACACGCCGTACGCCGTGCCGATGGGCAGGGTCTTCACGGCCAGTCCCAGCAGCGCGACACTGCCCAGCATGCTCAGACCAGTCAGGAGCGTGGGCAGCGGACGGGTGAATCCCGCCGTGTACTTCAGGCCAATGGCCCAGCCGACTTCCAGCAGGCCCGCGACAACCAGGATGATCCATGCCATAGAGCACCTCCTGCGCCGTCTTGTCGTGACCGGGTACGGCGGTGCTCTCGTCCGGGCAGCCCCTGGGGCCACGGGAACCAGTGTGCCAGGGCCGGAGCTGAGCAGGGTAAGCAACGTGTCAAGGCCTGCCTACACTCCGGGTTCAGTCCCGGCGGTACACCTTGAAGCGCGCGGCGAGGTCGAAGGTCGTGCAGGCGGCCTCGCCGGCGCGCAGGGGAGACGCGCACACGGTGAGCCTGCCGCCCGTACTGATCATGTCCGGCGTGAAGCCCACGGCCACCTGATCCAGCCGGCCGAAGCTGCCGCTCAATTCCACCGCTCCGTAATCGGCCGAGGTCACCGCGCGGTGCAGGGGGTCGACGCCGGGGTTCACCAGCGGCGCGATCGGCAGCCAGCGGCCCTGGCCCCGGCTGTCCGTGGCGTGCAGCGTGGCCGACACGCGTGGGATCAGGAAGAAGGTGCGCTTTCCGGGCCAGCGTTGCCGGAGGGCCAGGGGAAGCCGCAGCGTGCACTGCGGGTACGTTTCGTCGGCCAGCAGGAAATTCTGGCGCACGGACTTGAAGTACGTGTCCGCGCAGCTCAGCGTGATCTTCTCGCGCGGCACCTCGACCGTCGTGCTGACCGGCGCGGGCGCGGGTGCCTGGGCGAAGGAAGGTGACAGGCTCAGAACCAGCAGTGCGGCCGCTCTTTTCATGGCGCCTCCAGCAGATCCACGCCGACGTGGTCGTCAGCGGGCGAGTACGTGCAGGTGAAGTCCAGTAGACGGCCATCCGGGCGGCCCAGTTGCCCATCCCAGCGCTTGCCGTCGGCCGTGGCCGTGATGCCGGCGGCCGCGTC is part of the Deinococcus sp. KSM4-11 genome and harbors:
- a CDS encoding diguanylate cyclase, producing the protein MTAPERRRASAPPIPRPGVASDAALDDLRRRLYIGISVLGIGIQAAMWILNLHRDAPDPVTTYTNPLFTVLSSWVIWWMARRRPVEIVNWVGLSACGLVIILRAVITPLMGGADLTTSLQDLYWLLVIVSIIAFLTVDYRRAMLVTAGFYVSGTLLPWGVLLLDGATLSAPARLAQGQLLCGIVLITLCSLAWYREHFQRGREELQLTQRLASTDALTGLHNRHALYPLIEAVLHADHGEASGTEGRSGNLRGSLLLIDIDHFKRINDRLGHNVGDDVLRLVAVTLKHHLRGDDIVGRWGGEEYLVALPGVTYQDALVVAERLRHGVQRSGYPAGVDVTISVGLTELRGGDTLRGSVARADTALYEAKRQGRNRVQHVQDTPPVPAQGWPTTASGD
- a CDS encoding M20 family metallopeptidase, coding for MTATQDRISSLREQLVAWRRHLHMNPEVGFHEHQTAAFIEAELKKMPGLTVTRPTATSVLATLKGGKPGRTVLLRADIDALPIHEENTFEFASKNEGVMHACGHDGHTAILLGTAKLLSEHPQDVPGEVRMIFQHAEEIGPGGAEELVMETDLMDGVDVVTGLHLNSQLPAGMVAVKPGAFMAAPDMLELTIKGRGGHGAHPEEAVDPIAVGAQVVTNLQHVVSRHVGAQDALVISITYFRSGTTHNVIPDTAQLMGTVRTFDPALREQAPKLIERVVKGVCEAHGATYDLRYEFGYRPLINTDWVAAQLKDIALETVGAEHFQDAKPTMGGEDFSAYLEKAPGAYFNVGSGSDDADSRWPHHHPRFTLDETSLETGVRMLHAAALKLTGPQGT
- a CDS encoding Gfo/Idh/MocA family protein, whose translation is MPRKPPIKLPTPESRRVGFAIVGLGKLSVEQLIPAVRTSQEGYVAALVTSEPDKGVEFARALGLKDSDVYTYEGFEGLADRADVEAVYIVLPNSLHREFITRAAKMGKHVLSEKPLGMNAKDAQKIVQACHKAGVLLMTAYRCQYSPHHWAARDAVQGAQLGAVKLLDSIHVQVEDDPTVWRLQKELAGGGPLPDVGIYSVNTLRFVTGQEPEWVFATLHQPKKDKRFREVEESVSFMLGFPDGVTANVHTSYGAFKTDTLRVMGDRGNLLMDPAFTYEGLKLSIETKDGTMTPSFPAYDQFGLEFDHFAQRVRDGKQPWTPGEEAVQDHVIMDAIYESAHTGKVIQLKAVKKKDAFRGTRPTLPSAEG
- a CDS encoding FAD-binding oxidoreductase → MDLRSGRAFWPLTNGLMHTYPPLHADERADVLVIGAGITGALLADALRAAGFDTVVLDRRDAATGSTSASTALLQYEIDTNLVDLIPMIGQSGAERAYQLCRDSIDAIRALTATLPDDCGFKERGSLYYASNRKDARVLERERAARQAAGLKVDLLDHRDLKARYGISAPNALFSPDGAEVDPYRLAQHLLWRAQERGARVYDRTTVERLDEGRTDFTAHTDRGAKVHAKYVIVATGYEAETFLGRRLAQLKNSYALATEPVGREPWTGACLIWETARPYLYARTTADGRVVVGGEDDPFNSPAKRERSLPAKQRRLERKLERLLPDLELEVAFAWAGTFGETKDGLAYIGPKTTGSRLLFALGYGGNGITYSVQAARMLTAYVQGRPDPDMEIFSLNR
- the sugE gene encoding quaternary ammonium compound efflux SMR transporter SugE, producing MAWIILVVAGLLEVGWAIGLKYTAGFTRPLPTLLTGLSMLGSVALLGLAVKTLPIGTAYGVWVGIGAVGAALLGIVLFQEAVTPARLAFLTLMVVAIIGLKVTSGH